In the genome of Columba livia isolate bColLiv1 breed racing homer chromosome 1, bColLiv1.pat.W.v2, whole genome shotgun sequence, the window ATACTTCTCTACCCTGCTGCCTCTTCTCACAAAACTGGTTGAAAATTAAAGCCTTTGAGACTTCTATTATGCAGTTAAATTTGGCTGAAGTTGGCCAATAGGCTAAAATATAATTGAGAATAATACTGGACTGATACAATAATAAACCTAATTTTATCAGGTAATCAGGCAATAAATGATGGAAAGTAAATACTGGAGCAGAttaaacatagaaaaaaatgttcataaatatttatttaagaatttaAATGCATTCAAGGTGACCATATTAGGcccattttccattttaattttagagGTTTGATGCATAGCTATATGAAAGACCAACAAGGGAACAGGTGCCCCAAAAGTAACACTCATACCTcaaaagcaaaagtaaaataatagttttctaTGACATTTTTTCAGAGACAgggaatttttaaatgtttccttCAGAATATTACAAAATTTAGAATTCAGAAACAGAAACGTTGAATAATTCAGAAACCAGATTTTGAAGATGGTTCTCACCTAGtcagagaataaaaatagaTCATGTGCTTTGTGCTAGATTTCCAGAATTTACCAAAAAACCAATGAACTGAAAAAAGTCAAACCAAAAATCCTTTGCTGAAGTGATTAATGgaaaagttttgaaaatgtaagaTGTGAAAGGGAATTCTTAATTAtttgcacacatacacacaaaaatcacaaattaAGGCACGAAGAAAGACACATTGAATAAATCATTcatcataatttattttcacGGTTTCTGAGCCATAGAAAAGTGCTTGTCATCAAGTGATTTTTGGAGATACTTGTATTTTCTTACCTTGGATACAGTTTAGATGGATGAGTTACCATTGCTCTCCATGCTTATCAAATTAGGaggatgcatttttaaattcaattaCATCCTCAGTGGAAATGGTTTTTCTGACTCTGGTAATCTTTGGAGAGGAATTATGCACAGTCTATAAAGCTTCACATTTCAAAACCTAATTTTGAATGTTATTCAAGAGGTTAATTTAAGATTCATCTTCCTAAAGAGGAGTTAAATAAAACTGATAGAAGGCTGGAACTTGTTGAGTGGTTGAGAGGTTTATCAGCATGTGAGTATGAGTTCATTAGTTTTAATTAGTATAATCACTAATGTTGCATTAACAGTTTGGTGAGAGAAAGTAATTGCTCACACCCACTGTATTAGATTGGGAGATTAGAATTCATTTTATGAGGCAATTAGCATTTCagggattttttaaaaggcttttatgATCTGCCATTGCAGTAACCTCCTTCACCAAAAAGAGTTTAAATTAACCATAACTTTCATTCTAATGGGATGCAAAAATTAATGTAGAATTAAGTGTGAACCAGCAATCCCACTGTGATAAGCAGGCAGCTAAATCTCGATTAGTTTATAATGACCTATTTTATTTCCCAGACAATGACAGTCATTTATCTGTCCTCAATTCATTGTCTTCTTGGAAAGTTTATATTCTTGAATTTtatacagcaaaacaaataaaatatgagGAAAAGTAGAACAGTGGTATCAAAGTAATAATTCTCCAAAGAAAAAGCTGCAAGGTTCGATAATGGGGCTTAAATAGTCAATTATTCTTCATAGCAGAtatcagagacagaagaaacagctCAATTTGACACCCAGTGCCTTGGAAAGAACCATGAATTTCACAGTAGCAACAATCACAATCCTGCTCTGCCTATCACATCCATTGGCAGTTACTGACAAAATGAGAATGAATATACAGGACTTTGTAATCCTGGTTGGCAAGGAAGCCCAGGTCATCTGAGTGTTGGGACAGTTGACCCAAGAGGTTGCCTTCCAAAACatcttgaaaagcaaaaatgaaagttCTGATGTGAAAAACTGCTTGAAATACGAACACTTGTCCTCATGGCAAGGCTGTAATGAAAGTCATCATGGTATCCATGGAGAGATGAGACAATGCATCATTTGCAACATATCTGGCACCTGTTATAGGGGATTATGCTTCTccctggttaaaaaaaatctctgctcaAAAATAGCTGAATAAAGCCTGTATCTGCTATGATTTAGATGTAGCATGGAGGAGGAGAACTGTTAGAAGTTAGAACCATACtattttttgtgtaattttggATACATATGTCAAAATAAGCAGACATAGGGCTGTTTCCAGCTGATTACATGAATATTCCTAAAACATACATTAAAGCAAAATGGACATGTATATATACAGGTACTCTTCATGCTTATACTCCTTATAATCATCTCCATAGTAGTTCAGAGGGAGACAATGTCCTTCTACATTTATGCATCTAAAATTTTGGTAGAACTAGACAGATGGGATCTCAGCTTCAGTCACTCAGGCCGCAGCCGATGCCACCTTTAGAAGGTGAATTAGTCCAGCTGAGACCTGAACCCACCACTGGTAAGGACTGCCTTCCTCTACTGACTGCAGATGCAGTCCAAGGGAACAAGGTTTTTGTCTCTGGTGGCTGAAGCAAATGCTTAAAATTGGGTAGGGCGAATCATGACCGGCATGCCTGTGCCTTACGGTTTGCCTACAGAGTTATTAAGGAGAGTCATTACTCTTTCTGAATAGCATTACATGTGGATGCACTTTTGGCCAAATAAGACTTTCTCAGTTCTCCTCAACAACATCCACTTGACACAGTTAGAGGCTTTCGCTTCCTAGTCCTCATGTGGAATTATTCTGCAAGACCTGCTGCCTTTTCAGCTAGCTGTCTTACCTTAATCCAAATTTGCTTTAGTATAATAGTGCCCTTAATTTGCCATCCATCCACCTTTGAGAGACATTTAAGATTTATGGAGATAAGCGTATCAATTAAGCACAAATacactgaccaaaaaaaaaaaattaaggcatAATATACAACAAAACCTGACTTGTATTTCACAAATTATGGGTGTTATAAAGCATATTGTTTCAGGAGAAATGCCTGTATTTACCAGTGTGTTTCATTAAAGAATAATAAAGCCATACatacttcattttcttcttctgagcTGCAAGAGccttaaatatataaaataccccattctgttcttgcttttctgtgatttttttttctttttaatcagatttttcccccaaaagtaatgaaatttccttttaaacacATACATCACTTTCATTTGAAGTGACCTATCATGGCTCAAAtactttttctctcctcctggagaACAAGGCAACTGCCAGCACCTTCTGCTGTGCAGATGCAGGTTTGCACTGCCCTTGATCTCAGTCTGGTTTCCACACTGCTGACTTCCTGGTGTTCTCACTGGTATTGTTTTAGGTGGGGTATTAGATGGCTGGTGTCTATGGGGTTTGTACCTTGTGTATCTCCACCAGATCCTGGCCCACCTGCTATCACATgtaatttctctcttctcatAGTATGCACCACCCCGCTGTGCAGCTGTGCAGACATCTGCGGAGCAAGGTGTCCTCCCTCCCTGTCATCATCACGAAGTCGTGCACGACCCTCAGCTGGTTCCCTGCATGTGCCCACTCTTCTCCTGCCCATGGGAAGGGCACTTGGAGGTGGTGGTGTCCCACCTGAGGCAGACCCACCACATCAATATCCTTCAGGGGGCAGAGATTGTCTTCCTGGCCACGGACATGCACCTGCCCGCACCCACAGACTGGATCATCATGCACTCTTGCCTTGGACACCAGTTTTTGCTGGTCCTCAGGAAGCAGGAGAAGTATGAAGGCCACCCCCAATTCTTCGCTACGATGATGCTGATTGGCACGCCGACCCAAGCTGACAATTTCACCTACCGGCTCGAGCTCAACAGGAATCAGAGGCGCCTTAAATGGGAGGCGACCCCCAGGTCGGTACTGGAGCGTGTTGACTCTGTCATTTCAGACGGGGATTGCCTTGTGCTGAACACTTCCTTGGCTCAGCTCTTTTCTGACAACGGAAGCCTAGCGATAGGAATTGCAATAACCACCAGCAAAGTTCACAACACCGAAGCTGAAATGTGAGcgggaagaggaagaggagggggaaaaatggTGCTCTAGCTGCCTTGTGAGGGCAAGAACTTGCGGACTTTTTGGGGGGGTCTCAGGTCTTTTATGGTATTTAGTACTTGTCCACAGTGGGCATTATGTAAACATCCTGTGGTTACAGTCTCTGTGTAATGTATTTACTGTTTTGTTAATACAATTTTATGAGAAGTTTTAAAGAGGCTAATCAATTTATTGCTGCCCTCCAGCAACACTGGAAACAACACTTGCTCCTGGAAAGGGTACGCAGGGTGACTCATAGAAAACTTTGGTCTGAGCATGCTATATGCAAATGTGTTTCCTTCATTTCCTGCCTAATTGCCTGGTATTAAGGAGGTCCCCTGCCTAGTAAAAGGTAAAGTATTCCACTAATGGACAAGAGTACCCAGATTTCCATATTACCAATAGTGACTGAACTCTCACACTGTGGTCACAAGCAAGCCCTGGGGAGCTGGCAATTTCAGAGCTCCTTTCAGCTTCTGAGGAAGCAACCTTCACCACCCAGACAATGaaatcttcagaagaaaaagttaCCACCCCTGCTGAGCCAGGGCCTGGGAAGAATCATCCTGCATTAAATTGGAGATGACATCTAGTGAGTGGGTGGTGAAATCTCACTCTTGTATCATGATGGGCAGTGCTTGCTAGATGGTCTGGCTCCAGGATAGAGATAACCACAGCCAGCCACAGGGCCATTCACCTTTTTAGCTGTTATTTCCTTAAACATCCAAAAAGagatttatagaaaaaaaaatatcagggcCGTCCTAAGTTGTGTACTGATCTTGCTATTGAATTCAGTGCCACTTAGACCCACAGTGTGAGTTGctaaatattgattttaaacAATGCAGCCAGAATATCTGCTTGCAAACTGGCTATGAGATTTGAAATATTCACCTTGAAAAACAAccctaattttttttcttccatacaCTTGGGGGGTGGTGATggttcttttcttctgctgaggGTGTTTCACAGATGGCAACAGCCACAAGAAGACACAGGCTTCTCTAAGAGCTTCTCCCTTGGATGGCTCCTTGGGGAGTGTCAGAAGCAGGTGCTGGCCATCTCCTGACACTCGTTCCCATCTGCAGTCAGGCGTGTCTCCTCCATAGCCAACAACAGCAGGAAAATCCCACTGCAGCAGGTAATGTGTTGAACTATGGGGCTCTACAGTGCCTGTGACACTTGAGAAGCATGGGAAATtgtcttttcctgttttcttttctgcccATGGGTGGCTGTGGCCTGGCTGCTCTTGAATGCTTTTTTTGAGAAGCATCTGGCAGGTTGAGTCATTTAGTAGCTAAAGGGACTGAAGGTCATTGCTTGAATCTCTTGgaaaaccaaagaagaaaggaaagcaagctAAGACCAGCCCTTCAGTGTTTCAAAAGGCATCTCATTGTAGTGAGCTTTGAGTAAGCAAAAACACTGATGCAaatctctcccacctgctgctctcctgggaatTATTGTAAATGACgcatgaaataaaacaaattgcaATTTTCCTGAGATGAATGCTACGCAGGTAATGTCTTCTGAGTTGCAGATGCACCTCACCTCCTTCCTTTGGCTTTTGTAGCAGGTCACTGCTCAGAGAGGAGCTAGGGTCTCTTCAACAGGCTGCTCGTGACCACTCAAGCTGAGGTCTGAGGAAGAAGCCTCAGTCCCTGTAAGAGTATTCTGGGGCGCATCTTCACAGCTCTCCCACCTCTGAATTTTTGGGACCAAGGGGACATGCTGGTTTGCAGTGCTTCACTGGGGCACACAGGCTTTggagtggtttgttttttccctgcgATGTTAAATATTCAGAACCAGCAACTGCTGCCCTTTCCCTAAATAATAGCTATGAATAAATCATTGGCATTTTTGTGGACTGCAACTGGCTTCTCCAGTTCCTCCGGCAAATATTCTACTGCTGAATTAAAACCAAGCAGAAACAATAAAACCTCAATAAAAGCAATTCCTCTAGCTTAAACTTCCTGAATTCTTTGTACACTGTGGTAAGAAACCTAACACAACTCTGCTTTTGTTGCCTGATCACAACCAGTTCTTGTGGAAGAAGAATTGTGGAATTCCTCAGGTATTCACTTGTTCCAGACTATCTACTTCTTGCTAGTTGGCACCTTTTATTCTTAAATTATCTACTGAAATGAAGAATGAGCTGTTGGTACTTTTGGGCACACCCCTCGCCAAAGGACCAGCGTGTTTCTGGTAGGATGAGTGTTACAGCAGCAGTTCTCTGGGATGGGCATCTCCATCCCTTGCCAGCATCCTGGTTTTCTGGTTTCAATGCAGTATGAGACACGGTGGCAATGTGAGCCCCACCCCGGCATGGACCTCCTCACATTCCATGTGTCCTTCTCCCAGTGTTTTCTCATGACCACATCAAAAGTTcagcttttccatttccttcccaGTCCTCCCCCTCCTCTGGTGGCCACCCTTCTCAGCTCATTCTCAGGCTCTCAACCTGGGTTTCACCTTTCGACTTGCACAGCCCAAGGTGCTTCttgcctcttcctttttttgcctcttgggtgCTGTTGCTTAAATTGTTCTTGCTGCTCCTTGCCAGATACATTGGAGTACTGATGAAAATCTGCCCAGTAATACCCCCAGTACCAAAAACGAGGACACATTTTTGGGAGAAAGAAGGCACAGTTGCCTAAATCCAACCTTCTATAAGTATCTCAACATAAAACTCAAATTTGTAAGGGTATATTAAAGGACTTTCTGCTGTGGAAGATACTCTAATTCTGTCATAATTCAAAGTTTATGAGCAAACCTTCACTGCCATAAAGCAAAGGTGAAGCAAATAGTCTACATGTTGGGACATAAATCCTAAAATACTGGTAAGTAGGATCAACAAAGAAATTCAGTTTACATGCACTCTGATAGTGTCCATAATATAGCATTTTTTACAGCTCTCTACTCATGGTTGAAAGGCAGCTGCAGCTTGGCTTCCTAAATCTGGGCTGAAATTGAGGCTCCTAGAATTCATTTTGTACTGTAATATTTTACATCTTTATAATGTTTTATACCAGTCACTCCAAATTCCTTCAAAAATGTGAGCAACACAGTCTTACACTTACATTTCTTTGAAGTAAGGCGGTACCCTTCATTTGGTACATGAGAAAATGAGGTGTTGCAAAAATTGTTATGTGGATGTTGCAAAATTCTGTTTCCCTATCTACTTGAAAGCaggttttgggtgtttttttggtttgatttggtttggggttttttttatgttttttgtttgtttgtttgtttgattgattt includes:
- the SIAH3 gene encoding LOW QUALITY PROTEIN: seven in absentia homolog 3 (The sequence of the model RefSeq protein was modified relative to this genomic sequence to represent the inferred CDS: deleted 1 base in 1 codon), which codes for MVMLNNTFSARLNSSGSFWRGGIRYWLSLDLKDNISVLSIGRPAAASLFPSYFDDEYEGMLSRAGAEPSPTALPSPGSRTQGLPGCFPCPPPAAAQQRQQRQQQTPKVVMLFFTQCFGAVLDLIHLRFQHYKAKRVFSAAGQLVCVVNPTHSLKYAPPRCAAVQTSAEQGVLPPCHHHEVVHDPQLVPCMCPLFSCPWEGHLEVVVSHLRQTHHINILQGAEIVFLATDMHLPAPTDWIIMHSCLGHQFLLVLRKQEKYEGHPQFFATMMLIGTPTQADNFTYRLELNRNQRRLKWEATPRSVLERVDSVISDGDCLVLNTSLAQLFSDNGSLAIGIAITTSKVHNTEAEM